One stretch of Chryseobacterium fluminis DNA includes these proteins:
- a CDS encoding DUF6876 family protein, which produces MKSKLRKRTSANDLYNHYTVRENLIKYQNGFYLTEGINDIALYENCFWLIDIICHYKINFDIEFWKFSRENNTYK; this is translated from the coding sequence ATGAAATCAAAATTACGCAAGAGAACTTCTGCCAATGATTTATACAATCATTATACGGTTCGGGAAAACCTTATTAAGTACCAAAATGGTTTTTATTTAACAGAAGGTATTAATGACATAGCACTTTATGAAAATTGTTTCTGGCTCATTGATATTATATGCCATTATAAAATAAATTTTGATATCGAATTTTGGAAATTTTCGCGAGAAAATAATACCTACAAATAA
- a CDS encoding transposase translates to MKKERKIYDPAFKTKAVQLSNERTNISELARELGIAVTLLASSPRAVDEI, encoded by the coding sequence ATGAAAAAAGAGCGAAAAATTTATGATCCAGCTTTTAAAACCAAAGCCGTTCAACTGAGCAATGAGCGAACTAATATCTCAGAACTCGCACGAGAACTCGGAATTGCAGTTACACTACTGGCATCTTCTCCAAGAGCGGTCGATGAAATATGA
- a CDS encoding IS3 family transposase: MFPIEKMCHVLKLSSSGYYKWKNRSFSKKLLLKEKIKEQITSIYFSSKQRYGSPRIRFELNSLGYKISRITVAKYMKELGLRSKLSKKFKVTTNSKHNYLVVENLLNRNFIAEKPVQAWVSDITYIQTKEGFLYLTTVIDLYDRKIIGWSLSNGMSTEETSLAAWKMAVGNRKIADVLIFHSDRGIQYASRKFTNTLKFYEVTRSMSRKGNCWDNAVAESFFKSLKTELIYGNKLITKEKMKLEIFEYIEVWYNKKRRHSTLNYQTIEEFNNQNKTYQNVA; the protein is encoded by the coding sequence ATATTCCCGATTGAAAAGATGTGTCATGTTTTAAAATTGAGTTCCAGTGGTTATTATAAATGGAAAAACAGGTCCTTTAGCAAGAAATTGCTTTTGAAAGAAAAAATAAAAGAGCAGATAACTTCAATTTATTTTTCATCAAAACAACGCTATGGAAGCCCCAGAATTAGGTTTGAATTAAATTCATTAGGATATAAAATATCCCGAATCACTGTTGCAAAATATATGAAGGAGCTGGGTTTGAGAAGTAAGCTAAGTAAGAAATTTAAAGTGACAACCAATTCAAAACACAATTATTTGGTAGTAGAAAACCTGTTGAACCGGAATTTCATTGCAGAGAAACCTGTGCAGGCTTGGGTTTCAGACATTACTTATATTCAGACCAAGGAAGGATTTTTATACCTCACAACAGTCATTGATTTATATGACCGAAAAATAATCGGATGGAGTTTGAGTAATGGGATGAGCACCGAAGAAACAAGCCTTGCAGCTTGGAAAATGGCTGTTGGAAATAGGAAAATAGCAGATGTATTAATTTTCCATTCTGACCGGGGCATTCAATATGCGAGCAGGAAATTTACAAATACTTTGAAATTTTATGAAGTAACAAGAAGTATGAGTCGCAAAGGAAATTGCTGGGATAATGCGGTAGCTGAGAGCTTTTTCAAATCGCTAAAAACAGAACTCATCTATGGAAACAAGCTTATTACAAAAGAAAAGATGAAACTGGAAATCTTCGAATACATCGAAGTCTGGTACAATAAAAAAAGACGTCACAGCACCCTGAATTACCAAACAATAGAAGAATTTAACAATCAAAACAAAACCTATCAAAATGTAGCTTAA
- a CDS encoding helix-turn-helix domain-containing protein yields MNIERTEFIVWMERIMERFDILKEQVINNQSRFIEVDGEQLLDNQDVLQLLKISSRSLQRYRTNKKLPYYTISGKLYYKLSDVHQLIRESLKS; encoded by the coding sequence ATGAATATTGAAAGAACAGAATTTATAGTCTGGATGGAACGGATCATGGAACGATTCGACATTCTGAAAGAGCAGGTAATAAACAACCAATCAAGATTTATTGAAGTAGATGGCGAGCAACTGCTCGACAATCAGGATGTCCTGCAGTTACTTAAAATAAGCTCAAGATCCCTACAGCGCTATCGTACCAATAAAAAATTGCCTTATTATACCATTAGCGGAAAGCTGTATTACAAGCTATCCGATGTCCATCAGCTTATCAGGGAATCCTTAAAATCCTGA
- a CDS encoding type IA DNA topoisomerase has translation MKAIIAEKPSVAREIAQLLNALERKEGYLTGNGYCVTWALGHLISLGMPEDYGIRGFDKASLPIFPDPFHLIPRKTKQSNTYKPDPSALKQLNVIKNVITQCDSIIVATDAGREGELIFRYIYEYLKCTKPFERLWISSLTEQAITEGFRKLQPGSDFDSLYAAAKARSEADWLVGINASQALSIAANNDVYSLGRVQTPTLALICKRFQDHNNFKKKKYWQIQLKHRKDYLDFTSLSDTYWEDEKHANQILKAIEREGRATIEDVSIETVKESSPLLFDLTELQKEANRKLGLSADEVLQIAQNLYEKKFITYPRTGSKYIPEDLWAEIPELIRVLNTTDQFKPAITTLKFGNFNKRIVNDLKVTDHHGLLPTTKIPSALTASEKSIYDMIVYRLLESLSEHCSKEITHITIKVHHYQFNIKASKITIKGWRAVRGILTDNTNPDPTDNNTNTQEALIDLPEFKIGDELKISNAELQKKTTTPPKLYTEADLLSAMENAGRQLENKNQQQILQSIGIGTPATRASIIETLLSRSYINRKNKTLVPTIKGLQVFELIKDQKIANAEMTAEWEIALDKIEKGELTNNQFINDIQQYTAEITNELLSLHIPQENIPQLKCPKCQQHYLVIKDKIVKCPDEQCGWILFRMICGVQLSIKDLTLLLTQNKTSLIKNMKSKNGKKFDAYLALDDKLNLIFKFC, from the coding sequence ATGAAAGCCATTATTGCGGAAAAACCAAGTGTAGCCCGAGAGATCGCACAGCTTCTCAATGCATTAGAAAGAAAAGAAGGTTACTTAACAGGAAACGGTTATTGCGTGACCTGGGCATTAGGTCACCTGATATCACTAGGGATGCCGGAAGATTACGGTATTAGAGGCTTTGATAAAGCCTCTTTGCCCATTTTCCCCGATCCATTCCACCTGATTCCAAGAAAAACCAAACAATCGAACACCTATAAGCCAGATCCATCTGCTTTAAAACAACTGAATGTAATAAAAAATGTGATCACTCAATGCGACAGCATTATCGTTGCAACAGATGCGGGACGGGAAGGCGAACTGATCTTCAGGTACATCTATGAGTATCTGAAATGCACCAAACCATTTGAGCGGCTTTGGATCAGTTCACTTACCGAACAAGCCATTACCGAAGGATTTAGAAAACTTCAGCCCGGCTCAGACTTCGACAGCCTATACGCCGCTGCAAAAGCCAGAAGCGAAGCTGATTGGCTCGTAGGAATTAATGCCAGCCAGGCATTGAGCATCGCAGCAAACAATGATGTCTATTCTTTAGGCAGGGTTCAAACCCCGACGCTTGCTTTAATCTGTAAACGATTTCAGGATCACAACAATTTCAAAAAAAAGAAATACTGGCAGATTCAGCTCAAGCACCGTAAGGACTATTTAGATTTCACAAGCCTATCAGATACATATTGGGAAGATGAAAAGCACGCCAACCAAATTTTAAAAGCCATAGAACGTGAGGGCAGGGCCACTATTGAAGATGTATCCATCGAAACGGTTAAAGAATCCTCACCGCTGCTTTTCGATTTGACAGAGCTTCAGAAAGAGGCTAACCGCAAACTAGGTTTATCGGCAGATGAAGTTTTGCAGATCGCACAAAACCTCTATGAGAAAAAGTTCATTACCTATCCGAGAACTGGCAGCAAATACATTCCTGAAGATCTGTGGGCAGAGATTCCTGAACTCATAAGAGTCCTTAACACAACCGATCAGTTCAAGCCAGCCATTACAACATTAAAATTCGGTAATTTCAATAAACGCATAGTCAACGACTTAAAAGTCACCGATCATCACGGACTGTTACCCACCACAAAAATTCCGTCGGCGTTAACAGCCAGTGAAAAAAGTATTTATGATATGATCGTTTACCGGCTACTGGAATCTTTGTCCGAACATTGTTCAAAAGAAATCACACACATCACCATTAAAGTCCATCATTACCAATTCAACATCAAAGCCTCAAAAATAACGATAAAAGGCTGGCGGGCTGTCAGAGGAATCCTTACTGACAATACAAATCCCGATCCAACGGACAATAATACAAACACCCAAGAAGCGCTTATTGATCTCCCTGAATTCAAAATTGGTGATGAGCTTAAAATTTCAAATGCTGAACTACAGAAAAAAACAACAACACCTCCAAAACTTTATACAGAAGCCGATTTATTATCAGCTATGGAAAATGCAGGCAGACAACTCGAGAATAAAAATCAACAGCAGATCCTTCAAAGTATAGGTATCGGCACCCCAGCAACTAGGGCATCAATCATTGAAACCCTGCTTAGCAGAAGCTATATCAACCGAAAAAACAAAACATTGGTTCCGACTATAAAAGGATTGCAAGTGTTTGAACTCATCAAAGACCAAAAAATAGCCAATGCTGAAATGACCGCAGAATGGGAGATAGCATTGGATAAAATTGAAAAAGGAGAACTCACTAATAATCAATTCATCAATGACATCCAACAGTACACAGCAGAAATCACCAATGAACTTTTATCACTCCATATTCCCCAGGAAAATATCCCACAACTAAAATGCCCCAAATGCCAACAGCATTACCTTGTCATCAAAGATAAAATTGTCAAATGCCCTGATGAACAATGCGGTTGGATTCTCTTCAGAATGATATGCGGAGTTCAACTCAGTATTAAAGATCTTACTTTATTATTAACTCAAAACAAAACATCATTAATCAAGAACATGAAGAGTAAAAACGGGAAGAAGTTTGATGCTTATTTAGCTTTAGATGATAAATTAAATTTGATTTTTAAATTTTGCTAA
- a CDS encoding DUF4236 domain-containing protein, giving the protein MAWSYRKRIKIIPGVHLNFSKRGISTSIGVKGMSVNLSSSGTRLNTNFSGFSNSYRLSGSSSPRTPLQSYPDPQPFYTELSDNIFSADIHEITSQNMAGIKESILMAQQQKAELKTDLKKIKKALIFTKTKKVASYIFIYGLVNKNIVQQVNEDIKAQKEALKETKIVIDNSAVNIDIQFDDPSKRKYEQLQHSFKNLTTAHKIWDITGAHFQDRVAARSSANTLVNRKDARIGFKSLPIITSNYEALYFQNVNGADLYFYPTFILMYKNDQNFAIIGFDEFNVTFSSVSFTETSSVPRDSKVIRKTWAKVNKNGTPDKRFKSNYQIPVVQYGRLRFSSSSGINEEYQISNFEFAQEFANSFKEYKILCRELA; this is encoded by the coding sequence ATGGCTTGGTCATACAGAAAGAGAATCAAAATAATTCCAGGTGTACATTTGAATTTCAGCAAAAGAGGAATTTCAACGAGTATTGGGGTTAAAGGTATGAGTGTAAATTTGAGTTCGTCGGGCACGAGACTTAATACCAATTTTTCAGGTTTTTCAAATTCATACAGGCTTTCCGGTTCTTCATCACCAAGGACTCCCTTGCAATCTTATCCTGATCCACAACCTTTTTACACTGAGTTATCAGATAATATTTTTAGTGCCGATATTCACGAGATCACATCTCAAAATATGGCAGGTATCAAAGAATCTATCTTAATGGCTCAACAGCAAAAAGCGGAATTGAAGACGGATCTGAAGAAAATAAAAAAAGCGTTAATCTTTACCAAGACCAAGAAAGTTGCAAGTTATATCTTTATATATGGGTTGGTAAACAAAAATATTGTACAACAGGTAAATGAGGATATTAAAGCACAAAAAGAAGCTCTTAAAGAAACAAAGATTGTAATTGATAACTCGGCTGTTAATATAGACATACAGTTCGATGATCCCTCTAAGAGAAAGTATGAACAATTACAACATTCTTTTAAAAATCTAACCACAGCACATAAAATATGGGATATTACCGGAGCGCATTTTCAGGATCGTGTGGCTGCCCGGTCTAGCGCGAATACATTGGTTAACAGAAAAGATGCAAGAATTGGTTTTAAATCACTTCCCATCATCACATCAAACTATGAAGCCCTATATTTTCAAAATGTGAACGGAGCGGATTTATATTTTTATCCAACGTTTATACTGATGTATAAAAATGATCAGAACTTTGCAATTATTGGGTTTGATGAATTTAATGTTACATTCTCTTCTGTAAGTTTTACTGAAACCAGCAGTGTTCCTCGTGATTCAAAAGTTATTAGAAAAACATGGGCGAAAGTCAATAAAAACGGAACTCCTGACAAAAGATTCAAGAGCAATTATCAAATACCAGTCGTTCAATATGGAAGGCTGAGGTTTTCTTCCAGCAGTGGTATTAATGAGGAATATCAAATAAGTAATTTTGAATTCGCCCAAGAGTTTGCAAATTCATTTAAGGAGTATAAAATTTTGTGCAGAGAATTAGCTTAA
- a CDS encoding AAA domain-containing protein, protein MQNTTAHNRRKEAIYIDGKDKTDEIESYSFKGNKCVVVYKNSGKAYSYPQHRIKMVRSAIKSERAGNIFSYLRAIAESVGLKTEEGNNILASSYESISFIPETSILYNYLNGKEPEKNYHASPIKIFPFGFNLSQRTGVDNAFSNPLSVIEGPPGTGKTQTILNIIANAVMNNQSVAVVSSNNSATRNVFEKLESNGVSFIAALLGSSQNKKEFIDAQTEIPDLSDFRLKEEQEQSLMQSTTLLFTELAEKLELKNELALLALEIDKIKTEHQHFKDDVALATEIRFKKNVSSDQLLSLWVTLEDYEKSGKRFYWWRKLIFPFLYGVRDKIFYTLSYEEMIKIVQSKYYGVKISELDFKKQELQNTLQHFSFHDKMKEYTEGSMQLFKNKLHQKYKGNKRSGYTEWDLRFNSEEFIKDYPVIMSTTYSLRRSLAENVVYDYVIVDESSQVDLATGVLALSCAKQAVIVGDLKQLPNVVDSATAENTDQIFKNYDIPEPYSYSSHSLLSSVTEVFPEVPKTLLKEHYRCHPKIIDFCNRKFYNDQLVILSEEQTEREPLLVYKTTEGNHARQRENQRQIDVIIQEIIPQQKLEGVNLGIVTPYRNQTLALQRTFQGTDIKADTVDKFQGRENDVIILSTVDNEISEFTDNPNRLNVAISRAKDQLILLVNGNESDNDTNISDLIRYIEYNNFSTIKSEVHSIFDYLYKGYEEKRRALLSDQKKKSVFDSENLMYRLIKEILSQEQFSKYGVILHHPLRDLLLDFSKLTAEEERYARHHATHLDFLIYNKLGKNPVLAIEVDGYEYHKIESRQAERDRMKNGILAKYRIPLVRFSTTGSGEKERLISNLNEIGKNNS, encoded by the coding sequence ATGCAAAATACGACAGCACATAACCGCAGAAAAGAAGCAATCTACATTGATGGTAAAGACAAAACTGATGAAATAGAATCTTATTCTTTTAAGGGCAATAAATGTGTAGTGGTATATAAAAATAGTGGGAAAGCCTATTCTTATCCTCAACATAGAATTAAGATGGTGAGATCTGCTATTAAAAGTGAGAGAGCCGGAAATATTTTTTCTTATCTAAGGGCGATTGCAGAAAGTGTTGGTTTGAAGACAGAGGAAGGTAATAACATTCTTGCCAGTAGCTATGAGAGTATTAGTTTTATTCCTGAGACTTCAATTCTTTACAATTATCTTAACGGAAAAGAACCCGAAAAGAATTACCACGCCTCTCCTATTAAAATCTTTCCTTTTGGATTTAATCTGAGTCAGAGAACGGGAGTTGACAATGCGTTTTCAAATCCTTTAAGTGTCATTGAAGGTCCTCCCGGAACAGGTAAGACCCAGACTATTCTTAATATCATTGCCAATGCAGTAATGAATAATCAAAGTGTGGCTGTTGTTTCAAGCAATAATTCGGCGACAAGAAATGTTTTTGAGAAACTGGAGAGCAATGGGGTTTCTTTTATAGCGGCATTGTTAGGAAGCAGTCAGAATAAAAAAGAATTTATCGATGCTCAGACTGAAATACCTGATCTATCAGATTTTAGATTAAAGGAAGAACAGGAACAATCTCTTATGCAATCTACCACCCTTCTTTTTACTGAACTTGCTGAAAAGTTGGAATTAAAGAATGAATTGGCTTTACTTGCGCTGGAAATCGATAAGATCAAAACTGAGCATCAGCATTTTAAGGATGATGTCGCTTTGGCAACCGAAATCCGTTTTAAAAAGAATGTAAGTTCAGATCAGCTGCTTTCTTTATGGGTTACGTTAGAAGACTATGAGAAATCTGGTAAGAGGTTTTACTGGTGGCGCAAACTGATATTCCCTTTTCTGTATGGGGTGAGAGATAAGATTTTTTACACTTTATCGTATGAAGAGATGATCAAAATTGTTCAGTCAAAATACTATGGGGTAAAAATTTCAGAGCTTGATTTCAAAAAGCAGGAGCTGCAAAATACTTTACAGCATTTTTCCTTCCATGATAAAATGAAAGAATATACTGAAGGATCCATGCAGCTGTTTAAAAACAAACTCCATCAAAAATATAAAGGAAATAAACGTTCAGGATATACTGAATGGGATCTTCGTTTTAATTCAGAAGAATTTATTAAAGATTATCCTGTCATTATGAGTACAACCTACTCACTAAGAAGAAGCCTTGCTGAAAATGTAGTCTACGATTATGTCATTGTTGATGAATCTTCGCAGGTAGATCTCGCAACGGGTGTACTCGCTTTGTCCTGCGCAAAACAAGCTGTAATTGTGGGAGATTTAAAACAGCTTCCCAATGTAGTGGATTCTGCAACAGCAGAAAATACAGATCAGATCTTTAAGAACTATGATATTCCGGAACCTTATAGCTATTCCAGTCACAGTCTGCTTTCTTCTGTCACGGAAGTATTTCCGGAGGTGCCTAAAACACTTTTAAAAGAGCATTATCGCTGCCATCCTAAAATTATTGATTTCTGTAACCGTAAATTTTATAATGATCAGTTGGTTATTCTTTCGGAAGAACAGACTGAAAGAGAACCTTTGTTAGTTTATAAAACAACTGAAGGCAACCATGCCCGCCAAAGAGAGAATCAGCGGCAGATTGATGTGATCATTCAGGAAATTATTCCACAACAAAAATTAGAAGGAGTAAATCTTGGAATTGTAACCCCATACCGCAATCAGACCTTAGCGCTGCAAAGAACATTTCAGGGAACAGATATCAAAGCCGATACGGTAGATAAATTTCAGGGAAGAGAAAATGATGTGATCATTCTCTCCACAGTAGATAATGAAATCTCTGAATTCACCGACAACCCGAATCGACTGAACGTAGCCATTTCAAGAGCCAAAGATCAGCTGATTCTATTGGTGAACGGAAATGAAAGTGATAATGACACGAATATCTCAGATCTGATCCGCTATATTGAGTACAATAATTTCAGCACGATCAAGAGTGAAGTACATTCTATTTTTGATTACCTGTACAAAGGATATGAAGAAAAAAGAAGAGCCCTTTTATCAGATCAAAAAAAGAAATCTGTTTTCGACAGTGAAAATCTAATGTATAGACTTATTAAAGAAATATTGTCTCAAGAGCAATTTTCAAAATATGGCGTTATTCTACATCATCCATTAAGAGATCTATTGTTAGATTTTTCCAAGTTAACTGCTGAAGAAGAACGATACGCCAGACATCACGCAACGCATCTTGATTTTCTGATCTATAACAAGTTGGGAAAAAATCCTGTATTAGCCATAGAAGTGGATGGGTATGAATATCATAAAATAGAAAGCAGGCAAGCTGAAAGAGATCGTATGAAGAATGGGATTTTGGCGAAGTATAGAATACCTTTAGTACGATTTTCCACTACAGGAAGTGGTGAGAAAGAGAGGTTGATTAGCAACCTCAATGAAATAGGGAAGAATAATTCTTGA
- a CDS encoding IS5 family transposase has protein sequence MLYQVLDKDIIENEIVPNLPKPKRGFFPKAPLAEIVNCILYKLKTGVQWAYLPVKSLFEENVLSYQSVFYHFRKWCVKNIWQNCWIKLLSKNKSKLDLSSADLDGSHTSALRGGEEVAYQGRKKRKTSTSLYFTDRQGLPLAMSDPIAGNHNDLYHIEIYFDQITQTLEKADIAVQGLFMNADAGFDAQNFRKHCENKDIMANIALNKRNGSDTDEIYFDELLYHQRYAIERTNAWLDSFRSLLNRFDTTVSSWKSFNYLAFMVIALRKFYNTKKFK, from the coding sequence ATGTTGTACCAAGTACTAGACAAAGATATAATAGAAAATGAAATAGTACCAAATCTTCCCAAGCCCAAACGAGGATTTTTTCCCAAAGCCCCTCTGGCTGAAATAGTAAATTGCATATTATACAAACTGAAAACAGGTGTTCAATGGGCTTATTTACCTGTAAAAAGTCTTTTTGAAGAGAATGTTTTGAGCTATCAAAGTGTTTTCTATCATTTTCGTAAATGGTGTGTAAAGAATATTTGGCAAAATTGCTGGATAAAGCTATTATCAAAAAATAAATCGAAATTAGATTTATCCAGTGCAGACTTAGACGGGAGTCATACATCGGCATTACGGGGAGGAGAAGAGGTCGCTTATCAGGGGCGAAAAAAGAGAAAGACCAGTACTTCGCTTTATTTTACAGACAGGCAAGGACTTCCTTTAGCAATGTCAGACCCTATTGCAGGAAATCATAATGATCTGTATCATATTGAAATCTATTTTGATCAAATCACTCAAACATTAGAAAAGGCAGATATTGCTGTACAGGGATTATTTATGAATGCTGATGCAGGGTTTGATGCTCAAAACTTCAGAAAGCATTGTGAAAATAAAGATATCATGGCTAATATTGCTCTCAATAAGCGTAATGGCTCAGATACGGACGAAATTTATTTTGATGAGCTTTTATACCATCAAAGATATGCTATAGAAAGAACAAATGCTTGGCTAGACAGCTTTAGATCATTGCTCAATAGGTTTGATACTACAGTATCTAGTTGGAAATCTTTTAATTATTTAGCATTTATGGTCATTGCACTAAGAAAGTTTTATAACACAAAAAAGTTTAAATGA
- a CDS encoding DUF3945 domain-containing protein, whose amino-acid sequence MEENVQDQDSKDEIQPASDTLLVLDKDTNTIEMVKEVDKNGMLKKHSPENRKDNEPLIRVDKHGDVFSNFFSNFYRQLKNPSRFHFFKVSEYDATDTEKSLQHDADQASSEEKEKLKDHEAVPKENNTIKNQNTMENTPNAETEYRYSTEQIDWKTMEKLGLSKEKLEKLNALDPLLRGFKTNTLVPVTIQLGSAVSKMDVRLSLQPSDTDGVSVQLHAIRREPNYNLKFLGHEFSDEDQKNLRESGNMGRVVDLVNPKTDEIIPSVISRDRLTNELVAYRAEYMKVPDEIKGIKLDDHQKQTLLEGKPLYLEGMTSTKGDLFDATVQFNADKRYVEFMFNNDQKQQYNQAQKTTHQQSQNTDGEAPRVFRGKELDDKQYEKFKAGQTLYIDGLTDSKGKEYQGYITFNKETSKTDFSFTNPNKLKEKAQTSEDHKTQKAVNTDGKMNEATKNIKEPLTSKQQQPDSKQQEAEQQKKPARTKGRKL is encoded by the coding sequence ATGGAAGAAAACGTTCAGGATCAAGATTCAAAGGATGAGATCCAACCTGCATCAGATACGCTGTTGGTTTTGGATAAAGATACCAATACGATTGAGATGGTTAAAGAAGTAGATAAAAACGGTATGCTGAAAAAGCATTCTCCTGAAAACAGGAAAGACAATGAACCTTTAATTAGAGTGGATAAACACGGTGATGTGTTCTCCAACTTCTTCTCCAATTTTTACCGGCAGCTTAAAAATCCTTCGCGTTTCCACTTTTTCAAGGTTTCGGAGTACGATGCAACCGATACCGAAAAAAGTCTCCAACACGATGCCGACCAGGCATCATCTGAAGAAAAAGAGAAACTAAAGGACCACGAAGCAGTACCAAAAGAAAACAATACAATAAAAAATCAGAATACAATGGAAAACACACCCAACGCCGAAACAGAATACCGTTACTCAACAGAACAGATCGACTGGAAGACCATGGAAAAACTTGGTCTCAGCAAGGAGAAACTTGAAAAGCTCAATGCTTTAGATCCTTTGCTCAGAGGATTCAAGACTAATACATTAGTTCCTGTTACTATCCAGCTCGGGAGTGCTGTCAGCAAAATGGACGTGCGCCTTTCGCTGCAGCCCTCAGATACGGATGGGGTCTCTGTCCAGCTCCATGCCATCCGCAGGGAACCCAACTATAACCTGAAATTCCTGGGTCACGAGTTCAGTGATGAAGATCAAAAGAATCTCAGAGAGAGCGGGAATATGGGTAGGGTAGTGGATCTGGTCAATCCCAAAACCGATGAAATTATTCCATCGGTGATCAGCCGTGACAGGCTTACCAACGAACTGGTTGCTTACCGGGCAGAGTACATGAAAGTCCCCGATGAAATTAAGGGGATAAAACTCGATGACCATCAAAAACAGACCTTGCTCGAAGGAAAGCCTTTATATCTTGAAGGGATGACCTCCACCAAAGGCGATTTGTTTGATGCGACCGTCCAGTTCAATGCGGATAAGCGGTATGTTGAATTTATGTTCAATAACGATCAAAAGCAGCAATACAATCAGGCGCAAAAAACAACGCATCAGCAAAGCCAAAATACGGACGGTGAAGCGCCACGGGTTTTCAGAGGTAAGGAACTCGACGACAAACAATATGAAAAATTTAAAGCAGGACAAACCCTCTACATTGATGGTCTTACAGACAGTAAAGGAAAAGAATATCAGGGTTACATTACTTTCAACAAAGAAACCTCCAAGACCGATTTTTCTTTCACCAATCCCAACAAGCTTAAGGAAAAAGCCCAAACTTCTGAGGATCATAAAACCCAGAAAGCGGTCAATACCGACGGTAAGATGAATGAAGCGACCAAGAATATCAAAGAGCCGCTGACTTCCAAACAACAGCAACCTGACAGCAAGCAGCAGGAAGCAGAACAACAAAAGAAACCTGCACGAACTAAAGGACGTAAGCTATAA
- a CDS encoding putative phage abortive infection protein, with the protein MKNLIVSKWVLFLAFILFLSSTYFITDLSKWTINQYYKFINHPTNFDVSTTGQIGDTIGGTTGPFIALLAGFLTFIAFWVQFKANIQVQQQFKIQQFESQYFEMIRLHKENISEMRITGYSYLMSTTHNSCDTLNEIITKTQIERVVEGRKTFVSMVKELNACLSFCKDIGDSLQVPDDIILKIGYRFFFFGSFSQLIKEDKYKIFIKECRAQLKNVRKEHKETFGGKKDFDLNSGKIDLHIKYAPFTGHESRLAHYYRHLFSTVKFVVKNEKEKLFDYDQSREYLKILRAQMSNDEQILLYHNYISGIGEDWESEENLFLSKYRMLHNLPIDRVKHVEKPRKHFAKKIISIAKKSNSKSDPMFEWGDY; encoded by the coding sequence ATGAAAAATTTAATTGTTTCAAAATGGGTTCTATTCCTAGCATTCATTTTATTCTTATCATCTACTTATTTTATAACAGACCTTTCAAAATGGACAATAAATCAATATTACAAATTTATCAATCATCCAACAAATTTTGACGTCTCAACAACAGGACAAATCGGAGATACTATAGGAGGGACGACAGGCCCATTTATAGCCCTGTTAGCCGGCTTTCTAACGTTTATTGCATTTTGGGTTCAGTTCAAAGCTAATATTCAAGTACAACAGCAATTTAAGATACAACAATTTGAATCACAATATTTTGAAATGATTAGACTGCATAAAGAAAATATTAGTGAAATGAGAATTACTGGATATAGCTATTTAATGTCAACTACTCATAATTCTTGTGATACTTTAAATGAAATTATAACAAAAACACAAATTGAAAGGGTAGTTGAAGGAAGAAAGACATTTGTTTCAATGGTTAAAGAGCTCAACGCATGTTTATCTTTTTGTAAAGATATTGGAGATTCTTTGCAAGTTCCAGATGATATTATTTTAAAAATCGGATATAGATTTTTCTTTTTTGGTTCATTTTCACAATTAATTAAAGAAGATAAATATAAAATATTTATAAAGGAATGTAGAGCTCAGCTAAAAAATGTGAGAAAGGAACACAAGGAAACTTTTGGTGGAAAGAAAGATTTTGATTTAAACTCGGGGAAAATTGATCTTCATATTAAGTATGCACCATTTACAGGCCATGAATCTAGATTAGCACATTATTACAGACATTTATTCAGTACTGTAAAATTTGTAGTGAAAAACGAGAAAGAAAAGCTATTTGATTATGATCAATCACGGGAATACCTAAAAATTCTTAGAGCGCAAATGTCTAATGATGAACAAATTTTATTATATCACAATTACATTTCAGGTATTGGTGAAGATTGGGAAAGTGAAGAAAATCTATTTTTATCCAAGTATCGAATGTTACATAATTTGCCAATTGATAGAGTAAAACATGTTGAAAAACCAAGGAAACATTTTGCCAAAAAAATTATATCGATTGCTAAAAAATCTAATAGCAAATCTGATCCTATGTTTGAATGGGGGGATTATTAA